A part of Paenibacillus sp. 481 genomic DNA contains:
- the purL gene encoding phosphoribosylformylglycinamidine synthase subunit PurL, which produces MRSTVNSIHLGQENMAKEPTAEQIAAERIYKSMGVTDAEYDRVCELLGRKPNYTEIGVFSVMWSEHCAYKNSKPLLKRFPTTGERVLVGPGEGAGIVDIGDGQAVAFKIESHNHPSAIEPFQGAATGVGGIIRDIFSMGARPIATLNSLRFGRLHDERVRYLFENVVSGIAGYGNCIGIPTVGGEVVFDDSYEGNPLVNAMCVGLIDHKDIQKGVASGVGNPVYYVGPPTGRDGIHGATFASEELTEESEAKRPAVQVGDPFMEKLVMESCLELIQSGIVIGIQDMGAAGLTCSSAEMASKAGNGLELVLDEVPQRETGMTPYEMMLSESQERMLFVIEEHNESIAMEIFNRWGVICRKVGRVTDDGKLRLFYGGDVVAEMPVSGLVDECPIYNQSSQIPASYEVNGQVDTTAYPEVKDVNDALLRVLASPTVASKEWVYSQYDSMVRASTAVMPGSDAAVVTVRGTRKALAMTVDGNGRYVNLDPLVGGRITVCEAARNIVCSGGEPLAITDNLNFGNPEKPENFWQMEQAVDGMAEACRTLATPVIGGNVSLYNENARGSIYPTPVVGMVGLVHDVDHITTQSFKQSGDIVLLLGETKAELGGSEFQAVLHGVTEGRPPAVDLETERRLQQTVLRAIQDGLVQSAHDVSDGGFAVAVAESCISGQIGVKLSAQFTDAAGLLRTDMALFSESQSRIVLSVQPEHAAQVEALCATGGVVVQTLGTVGGERIQIEVNATPAIDIVWTEAERAWKDAIPCLMK; this is translated from the coding sequence ATGCGGTCAACAGTAAATAGTATCCACTTAGGTCAGGAGAATATGGCCAAGGAACCGACAGCAGAGCAAATTGCCGCTGAGCGTATTTACAAATCGATGGGTGTAACAGATGCAGAGTACGATCGTGTCTGCGAGTTGCTCGGCCGTAAGCCGAACTATACGGAAATTGGTGTATTCAGTGTAATGTGGTCTGAACACTGTGCCTATAAAAATTCGAAGCCGCTCTTAAAAAGATTCCCAACGACTGGCGAGCGTGTGCTTGTTGGGCCAGGTGAGGGTGCGGGTATCGTCGATATTGGTGACGGTCAAGCGGTGGCATTCAAAATTGAAAGTCACAATCACCCGTCGGCAATTGAACCTTTTCAGGGAGCTGCAACGGGAGTTGGCGGCATCATCCGTGATATTTTTTCGATGGGGGCTCGCCCGATTGCAACATTGAACTCGCTGCGCTTTGGCCGTTTGCATGATGAGCGCGTGCGTTACTTGTTCGAGAACGTTGTGTCCGGCATTGCTGGTTACGGAAACTGTATCGGCATACCGACGGTTGGTGGCGAAGTCGTATTTGATGACAGCTATGAAGGTAATCCGCTCGTTAATGCTATGTGTGTTGGATTAATTGACCATAAAGATATTCAAAAAGGCGTTGCTAGCGGTGTAGGCAACCCTGTCTATTATGTAGGTCCTCCAACTGGACGTGATGGTATCCACGGGGCAACGTTTGCGTCTGAGGAGCTGACGGAGGAATCGGAAGCGAAGCGCCCTGCGGTGCAGGTGGGCGATCCATTTATGGAAAAGCTCGTGATGGAGTCTTGCTTGGAGCTAATTCAATCAGGCATCGTTATCGGAATTCAAGATATGGGCGCAGCTGGCTTAACTTGTTCGAGCGCGGAGATGGCGAGCAAGGCAGGCAACGGGTTAGAACTGGTGCTTGATGAGGTGCCGCAGCGGGAAACAGGCATGACTCCGTATGAGATGATGCTATCCGAATCTCAAGAGCGCATGTTGTTCGTTATTGAAGAGCATAACGAGTCGATCGCGATGGAGATTTTCAATCGTTGGGGCGTCATTTGCCGTAAGGTTGGGCGTGTCACTGATGATGGCAAGCTGCGCTTATTTTATGGCGGCGATGTCGTAGCAGAAATGCCGGTAAGCGGATTGGTGGATGAGTGTCCAATTTACAATCAGTCGTCACAAATTCCAGCCTCTTATGAAGTGAACGGTCAAGTCGATACGACAGCTTACCCAGAGGTGAAAGACGTAAACGATGCACTGCTACGCGTGCTTGCTTCCCCGACAGTGGCAAGTAAGGAATGGGTTTATAGTCAATATGACAGCATGGTTCGTGCGAGCACGGCAGTTATGCCCGGATCGGACGCAGCAGTTGTCACGGTTCGTGGTACACGGAAGGCGCTAGCGATGACGGTGGATGGTAATGGCCGTTATGTGAACTTGGACCCACTAGTAGGTGGACGGATTACGGTATGTGAGGCAGCGCGCAACATCGTATGCTCCGGTGGTGAGCCGCTGGCGATTACGGATAACTTGAATTTTGGTAATCCGGAGAAGCCGGAAAATTTCTGGCAGATGGAGCAAGCAGTGGACGGTATGGCAGAAGCATGCCGTACGTTAGCAACGCCTGTTATTGGCGGTAACGTGAGCTTGTATAACGAAAATGCACGTGGTTCGATTTATCCGACACCTGTAGTCGGAATGGTTGGTCTTGTACACGATGTAGACCATATTACGACGCAGTCATTTAAGCAGAGCGGCGACATCGTCTTGCTGCTTGGTGAAACGAAGGCAGAGCTCGGCGGTAGTGAGTTCCAAGCGGTGTTGCATGGTGTGACAGAAGGACGTCCACCAGCAGTAGATTTGGAGACGGAGCGTCGATTGCAGCAGACCGTGTTACGCGCTATCCAAGATGGACTTGTACAGTCAGCGCATGACGTGTCAGATGGTGGGTTTGCAGTAGCGGTAGCAGAATCATGCATCAGCGGTCAAATTGGTGTGAAGCTTAGCGCCCAATTTACGGATGCAGCAGGGTTACTGCGTACCGATATGGCTCTCTTTAGCGAAAGCCAGTCACGCATCGTGTTGTCCGTACAGCCAGAGCATGCGGCACAAGTTGAAGCGTTATGTGCAACAGGCGGTGTAGTGGTGCAAACGCTTGGTACAGTAGGTGGGGAGCGGATTCAGATCGAAGTAAATGCTACTCCAGCCATTGATATTGTGTGGACGGAGGCGGAACGAGCTTGGAAGGATGCGATTCCGTGTCTGATGAAATAA
- the purQ gene encoding phosphoribosylformylglycinamidine synthase subunit PurQ: MKAAVLVFPGSNCDWDCVHAVEDVMGIDVDRVWHTESSLQGYDLIILPGGFSYGDYLRSGAIARFAPIMKAVTEAAAAGAYVLGICNGFQVLTEAGLLPGALRRNNGLKFRCHPCKLQVVRTDTAFTSGYADGDIIDIPIAHGEGNYYCDEETLQQLQERRQIVFTYDQNPNGSLENIAGICNEAGNVLGMMPHPERAVSELLGSVDGVRMFTSILQAWREQHAVNSK, translated from the coding sequence ATGAAGGCAGCTGTACTCGTATTTCCAGGCTCTAATTGTGATTGGGATTGCGTTCACGCGGTAGAGGACGTTATGGGGATTGATGTCGATCGCGTGTGGCATACGGAGTCAAGTTTACAAGGGTATGACCTCATTATTTTGCCAGGCGGCTTCTCTTACGGTGATTATTTGCGCAGTGGAGCGATAGCGCGCTTTGCTCCGATTATGAAGGCAGTAACGGAAGCGGCTGCGGCTGGTGCTTACGTGCTTGGAATTTGTAACGGTTTTCAAGTATTGACGGAAGCAGGACTGCTACCAGGAGCTTTGAGACGTAATAATGGTTTGAAATTTCGCTGTCACCCTTGCAAGTTGCAAGTGGTGCGTACGGATACAGCGTTCACTTCAGGCTATGCGGATGGAGACATCATCGACATTCCGATTGCGCATGGTGAAGGTAATTATTATTGCGATGAAGAGACGTTGCAGCAGTTACAGGAGCGTCGTCAAATTGTGTTTACTTATGACCAGAATCCAAATGGATCACTCGAAAATATCGCAGGAATATGCAACGAAGCGGGAAATGTGCTCGGTATGATGCCTCACCCTGAAAGAGCGGTAAGTGAACTGCTCGGTTCTGTGGACGGCGTTCGAATGTTTACATCGATACTTCAAGCTTGGAGGGAACAGCATGCGGTCAACAGTAAATAG
- the purS gene encoding phosphoribosylformylglycinamidine synthase subunit PurS — protein sequence MKVKVYVTTKANVLDPQGTAVQQALHTMGYSAVEDVRIGKYMEFELQATDRVAAQAEVERMCEQLLANPVVEDYRYELED from the coding sequence ATGAAGGTCAAAGTATATGTGACGACAAAAGCAAATGTGTTAGATCCGCAAGGTACAGCTGTGCAGCAGGCGCTTCATACGATGGGCTATAGTGCGGTTGAGGATGTTCGGATCGGAAAATATATGGAGTTTGAGCTTCAGGCAACAGATCGTGTTGCTGCGCAAGCAGAAGTAGAGCGGATGTGCGAGCAATTGCTAGCGAATCCAGTCGTTGAAGACTATCGTTACGAGCTGGAGGACTAA
- a CDS encoding phosphoribosylaminoimidazolesuccinocarboxamide synthase, with amino-acid sequence MSTPNEVLPTASALVPFPLIHRGKVRELYELDHEHLLIVVTDRISAFDVVLKPEVPDKGRVLNRLSTYWFERTQHLISNHVVHTEVEQLQRTYALDESPSLISLNERIVIARRAKRIDFECVVRGYLTGGGWRQYEQHQVVNGIELPAGLRKNTKLAVPIFTPARKNDLGHDEDVPFETMCDQLGHDLAERLRQTSIALYEFAARECASKGILLADCKFEFGLIDGEIILIDELFTPDAARFWLEQHYALDVEIESLDKEPVRSYLANSGWDKESTPEPLPNEVVEATRKRYVELYERITGEQWS; translated from the coding sequence ATGTCTACACCGAATGAAGTCTTGCCAACTGCATCTGCGCTTGTGCCGTTTCCACTGATTCATCGTGGGAAAGTGCGCGAGTTGTATGAGCTGGATCATGAACATTTGCTTATCGTCGTAACGGACCGTATTTCCGCTTTTGATGTTGTCTTAAAGCCCGAAGTTCCTGACAAAGGTCGGGTGTTAAACCGTTTGAGCACGTATTGGTTTGAGCGGACGCAGCATCTTATTTCAAATCATGTCGTCCATACAGAGGTCGAACAGCTACAACGTACCTATGCACTAGACGAATCACCTTCACTTATTTCCCTTAATGAACGAATTGTAATTGCTCGCCGAGCAAAGCGCATCGACTTTGAATGTGTCGTACGCGGTTATTTAACGGGCGGCGGCTGGCGCCAATATGAACAGCATCAAGTCGTTAACGGCATTGAATTGCCAGCTGGCTTGCGTAAAAATACGAAACTGGCAGTACCTATTTTTACACCGGCCCGTAAAAATGATTTAGGTCACGACGAGGACGTGCCGTTTGAAACGATGTGTGACCAACTTGGTCATGATTTAGCTGAACGTCTTCGTCAGACGAGTATCGCGTTGTATGAGTTTGCAGCGCGAGAGTGCGCATCCAAGGGCATTTTGCTCGCCGATTGCAAATTTGAATTTGGACTTATAGATGGGGAGATTATCCTTATTGACGAGTTGTTTACTCCTGATGCCGCGCGGTTCTGGCTAGAACAACATTATGCGCTCGATGTTGAAATCGAGAGTTTGGATAAAGAGCCCGTGCGCAGTTACTTGGCGAACAGCGGCTGGGATAAGGAAAGCACACCTGAACCGTTGCCCAATGAAGTGGTCGAGGCAACGCGTAAGCGGTATGTAGAGCTGTATGAGCGGATAACTGGGGAACAGTGGTCGTAG
- the purB gene encoding adenylosuccinate lyase, which translates to MIERYSRPEMRAIWTEENKFKAWLEVELCACEAWAELGIIPHEDTKELRAKASFDINRIYEIEEETRHDVIAFTRAVSETLGEERKWVHYGLTSTDVVDTALGYLMKQANEIIERDLLNFIEILKNKALEYKDTPMMGRTHGVHAEPTTFGLKMALWYAEMKRNLDRFRQAADEVEYGKMSGAVGTYANIDPFVEKFVCKKLGTKSAPVSTQTLQRDRHAEYMATLALIATSLDKFATEVRALQKSEFREVEEAFAKGQKGSSAMPHKRNPIGSENISGLSRVMRGYMLSAYENVPLWHERDISHSSVERIIFPDATMLLNYMLNRFMNIVKNLTVFPDNMKRNMQSTYGVPFSGRVMTKLIDKGWSREQAYDTVQPRAMQAWEEQRSFRDIIEQTPEITTVLAQAELEDAFNPTWHLKHVDTIFRQVGLLENE; encoded by the coding sequence ATGATTGAACGCTATTCACGTCCGGAAATGCGGGCGATTTGGACGGAAGAAAATAAATTTAAAGCTTGGTTGGAAGTGGAACTGTGCGCGTGCGAAGCGTGGGCGGAACTTGGCATCATCCCACACGAGGATACGAAAGAACTTCGTGCCAAAGCGAGCTTTGACATCAACCGCATTTATGAAATTGAGGAAGAAACGCGTCATGACGTCATTGCGTTTACGCGCGCAGTATCGGAAACGTTGGGCGAAGAGCGCAAATGGGTGCATTATGGCTTAACTTCGACAGATGTCGTGGATACAGCGCTCGGTTATTTGATGAAGCAAGCGAACGAAATTATTGAGCGCGATTTGCTGAACTTTATTGAGATATTAAAAAATAAAGCGCTCGAATATAAAGATACGCCGATGATGGGGCGTACTCATGGTGTTCATGCCGAACCGACAACGTTCGGATTGAAAATGGCGCTCTGGTATGCTGAAATGAAGCGCAACTTGGATCGCTTCCGTCAAGCAGCAGATGAAGTGGAGTACGGAAAAATGTCAGGTGCGGTCGGCACGTACGCGAATATTGATCCATTCGTTGAAAAATTTGTGTGTAAGAAGTTGGGCACGAAGTCTGCACCCGTTTCGACACAAACGCTCCAACGTGACCGCCATGCGGAATATATGGCGACGCTCGCCCTGATCGCGACATCACTTGATAAGTTCGCAACAGAAGTGCGTGCTTTGCAAAAAAGTGAGTTCCGCGAAGTGGAAGAGGCGTTCGCTAAAGGACAAAAAGGTTCTTCTGCGATGCCGCACAAACGGAATCCGATCGGCAGCGAGAACATTTCTGGCTTGTCGCGTGTGATGCGCGGATATATGTTGTCTGCTTATGAGAACGTTCCGCTCTGGCACGAGCGCGATATTTCGCACAGCTCAGTAGAGCGCATTATTTTTCCAGACGCAACGATGCTGTTGAACTACATGTTGAACCGCTTTATGAACATCGTCAAAAACTTAACGGTGTTCCCAGACAACATGAAGCGCAACATGCAAAGCACGTACGGCGTACCGTTTTCTGGCCGCGTCATGACGAAGCTTATCGATAAAGGTTGGAGCCGCGAGCAGGCGTACGATACGGTACAGCCACGCGCGATGCAAGCGTGGGAAGAACAGCGCAGCTTCCGCGACATTATCGAGCAGACACCGGAGATTACGACGGTGTTGGCACAGGCGGAGCTTGAAGATGCGTTTAATCCGACATGGCATTTGAAGCATGTCGATACCATTTTCCGTCAAGTTGGCTTGTTGGAAAATGAATAA
- the purK gene encoding 5-(carboxyamino)imidazole ribonucleotide synthase: protein MKAQVEQLTLLLEEQGEVAHDVHEQDERLHTRTVVSEAATEAKLEVDVAELEIDAVGIAKVDVVGATKVGTASAAKSAMSIMESRSGIATENEGTVPTYAGTRRGEAPVLLPGATIGLLGGGQLGRMLALEGLRMGYRFASLDPLPNGPAAAASSAITADYGDSLAAQQLAERSDVITYEFENVSAAAVEQLERMAYVPQGSDLLRLSQHRVREKEALTAAGIPIAPYAAVSSAEEVLRQVEAFGGKGVLKTATGGYDGKGQRMIHHPDEAGEAYAALAEMKRSVDAVGPELVLEAFVPFVQELSVIAARNPNGDIATFPVAENIHQHHILHMSIVPARIPQHVQAEAERLAHKVAEALGVVGLIAVEMFRTADDELLVNELAPRPHNSGHYTMDACRTSQFEQHIRAICNLPLGDPSMTTPVVMVNLLGEHQDDMLQWFGKDDPAAKRYGVTPKLHWYGKSEAKAMRKMGHINVLASTTDAALAWVKETNMWRNNEHD, encoded by the coding sequence ATGAAGGCTCAGGTAGAGCAGTTAACCCTGCTGTTGGAAGAGCAGGGAGAGGTTGCTCATGATGTTCATGAGCAGGACGAGAGGTTGCACACGCGGACTGTGGTGTCGGAAGCTGCAACAGAAGCCAAGTTAGAGGTAGATGTAGCAGAGTTAGAGATAGATGCAGTAGGCATAGCTAAGGTAGATGTGGTAGGTGCAACAAAGGTAGGTACAGCAAGCGCAGCAAAGTCAGCTATGTCGATTATGGAGTCAAGGTCAGGGATTGCTACTGAAAATGAAGGGACCGTTCCGACATATGCAGGAACTAGACGGGGCGAAGCGCCTGTGCTTCTGCCAGGCGCGACGATTGGTTTGCTCGGCGGTGGTCAGCTTGGTCGCATGCTGGCGCTCGAAGGGCTGCGGATGGGTTACCGCTTTGCATCGCTCGATCCGCTGCCCAATGGTCCAGCGGCAGCCGCTTCGTCAGCTATTACAGCTGACTATGGAGATTCACTGGCGGCCCAGCAGCTAGCGGAGCGCTCTGATGTAATCACGTATGAGTTCGAGAACGTGTCCGCAGCCGCTGTCGAGCAACTGGAGCGCATGGCGTATGTGCCGCAAGGGAGCGATCTGTTGCGCCTCTCGCAGCATCGTGTGCGAGAGAAAGAGGCACTGACGGCTGCTGGCATCCCGATCGCACCGTATGCAGCGGTATCCTCTGCTGAGGAGGTGCTTCGGCAGGTAGAAGCTTTTGGTGGCAAAGGCGTGCTAAAGACTGCCACGGGTGGCTATGATGGAAAGGGACAACGTATGATCCATCATCCTGATGAAGCGGGTGAGGCATATGCCGCCCTAGCTGAAATGAAGCGATCTGTCGATGCTGTCGGGCCAGAGCTTGTGTTGGAAGCCTTTGTACCGTTTGTGCAAGAGTTATCGGTGATCGCAGCTCGCAACCCTAATGGAGACATTGCCACTTTTCCGGTGGCTGAAAACATACATCAGCATCACATTTTGCATATGTCCATCGTGCCGGCTCGTATTCCGCAGCATGTACAAGCGGAAGCCGAACGGCTAGCACACAAAGTTGCGGAGGCACTCGGTGTGGTCGGGCTTATCGCGGTCGAAATGTTCCGCACCGCGGACGACGAGTTGCTTGTCAACGAATTGGCACCGCGGCCACACAATTCGGGGCACTATACGATGGATGCTTGCCGAACTTCACAGTTCGAGCAGCACATTCGAGCCATTTGCAATTTGCCGCTTGGCGACCCGAGCATGACGACCCCAGTTGTCATGGTGAACCTGCTCGGCGAGCATCAAGACGACATGTTACAATGGTTCGGTAAGGACGACCCTGCCGCTAAGCGCTATGGTGTGACGCCTAAGTTGCATTGGTACGGGAAGTCAGAAGCTAAAGCTATGCGTAAAATGGGGCACATCAACGTGCTGGCATCTACTACGGACGCTGCGCTAGCTTGGGTGAAAGAGACGAACATGTGGAGGAATAACGAACATGATTGA
- the purE gene encoding 5-(carboxyamino)imidazole ribonucleotide mutase, with protein sequence MMDKLTSTYTEEEQKQLREREQEQSKAKGILPQVGVIMGSTSDWETMKLACQVLDEFEIPYESRVVSAHRTPDEMFRYAESAAERGLRVIVTGAGGAAHLPGMVAAKTVLPVIGVPVRSSQLNGLDSLLSIVQMPAGVPVATVAIGPAGATNAGLLAVQMLGMYDEDLRRRLTERREDVRQKVLATGELV encoded by the coding sequence GTGATGGATAAGTTGACGAGTACGTATACGGAAGAGGAACAGAAGCAGTTGCGGGAACGAGAGCAAGAGCAAAGTAAGGCGAAGGGTATTCTTCCGCAAGTTGGCGTTATTATGGGCAGCACTTCAGATTGGGAAACGATGAAGCTCGCTTGCCAAGTGTTGGATGAGTTTGAAATCCCGTATGAGAGCCGAGTCGTTTCGGCACATCGTACGCCAGATGAGATGTTTCGCTATGCAGAGAGTGCTGCTGAACGGGGCTTGCGTGTTATCGTGACGGGGGCCGGCGGTGCTGCGCATTTACCAGGCATGGTTGCAGCAAAGACGGTGCTTCCGGTAATCGGCGTGCCCGTAAGATCGTCGCAGTTGAACGGTCTTGACTCGTTGCTATCCATTGTGCAAATGCCTGCTGGTGTTCCTGTAGCTACGGTTGCGATTGGTCCAGCTGGAGCGACGAATGCAGGGCTGCTAGCTGTACAGATGCTAGGCATGTATGACGAGGATTTGCGTCGTAGGCTTACGGAGCGTAGAGAAGATGTGCGGCAGAAGGTGCTGGCTACAGGTGAGTTGGTATGA
- a CDS encoding DUF1294 domain-containing protein: protein MDVFTLSLFIYLLIVNGVGYQLMVVDKRRAGRKRRRIPERKLFLTAWLGGALGVLVGMYSKRHKTQHVSFTAGIPFILLVNAFVVVFLMLRLG from the coding sequence ATGGACGTGTTTACGCTTAGCTTATTTATATATTTGCTTATTGTTAATGGGGTAGGCTATCAACTGATGGTTGTCGACAAGCGGCGTGCAGGGCGTAAGCGTCGCCGTATTCCGGAGCGTAAGCTGTTTTTGACGGCTTGGCTTGGAGGCGCGCTAGGTGTACTGGTTGGGATGTACAGCAAACGCCATAAGACGCAGCATGTGTCTTTTACAGCAGGTATTCCATTTATTTTGCTGGTGAACGCTTTTGTGGTTGTTTTTTTGATGCTTCGGTTAGGATGA
- a CDS encoding transglycosylase domain-containing protein, translated as MHHKKSGHTVQVSMLVPLQTTATHAFRNAKDIRNQKMMHFAQTKELGKQMSCVRQWKSWLIYILVAALVVPLVVWTALAMAGTIWIDNDKLKAFNTQIVAGSTATGATGASGQRTVRLQDMPAYVTEALLAIEDHRYRMHLGVDPIAIVRSVWVNVAKQKKAQGGSTVTMQLARNLFLSHDKTYSRKIKEIAIAAHLELKYSKQDILEMYMNKVYFGQGQYGIENAARTYFGKTTRKHGDVPTINVAEAAMLVGLLKAPERINPVKNMELAVKRQRVVLKRMKDLGWLSEAESQLALAAKLDKAI; from the coding sequence ATGCATCATAAGAAGTCGGGACATACTGTCCAAGTATCGATGCTCGTTCCTTTGCAGACGACAGCGACACACGCTTTCCGAAATGCGAAAGACATACGAAATCAGAAAATGATGCACTTTGCTCAGACCAAAGAGTTGGGAAAGCAAATGTCATGTGTACGGCAATGGAAGAGTTGGCTTATATACATTTTGGTGGCAGCGTTGGTTGTACCGCTTGTAGTCTGGACAGCGTTAGCGATGGCGGGTACCATTTGGATCGATAATGACAAGTTAAAAGCATTCAATACTCAAATCGTGGCGGGTTCGACGGCTACAGGGGCTACAGGAGCTTCGGGACAGCGTACGGTTCGTTTGCAGGATATGCCTGCTTATGTAACAGAGGCACTGCTTGCAATTGAAGATCATCGTTATCGGATGCATCTAGGGGTAGACCCTATTGCGATAGTACGTTCCGTGTGGGTAAACGTTGCCAAGCAAAAAAAGGCGCAAGGCGGTAGCACGGTAACGATGCAGTTGGCTCGCAATTTGTTCTTGTCTCATGACAAAACGTACAGTAGAAAGATAAAGGAAATAGCGATCGCAGCCCATTTGGAGCTGAAATATAGCAAGCAGGATATTCTTGAAATGTACATGAATAAGGTGTATTTTGGTCAAGGGCAGTACGGCATTGAAAATGCAGCCCGCACGTATTTCGGCAAGACAACACGAAAACATGGTGATGTGCCTACTATTAATGTAGCGGAAGCAGCTATGTTGGTTGGGTTGCTTAAAGCACCAGAGCGTATTAATCCGGTTAAAAATATGGAGCTGGCGGTGAAACGGCAGCGTGTAGTGTTGAAACGGATGAAGGACTTGGGATGGCTGTCTGAAGCGGAAAGCCAACTGGCGTTAGCTGCAAAGTTGGATAAAGCCATCTAA
- a CDS encoding antibiotic biosynthesis monooxygenase: MLVVTNTIRIKEGYGKQIAERFQQGRGVQEMPGFVRLELWLGKGNEGEEELKVCTVWENEEAFHNWTSSESFRNAHRGPGASESKQYMLGASLNKYELLAPLKEASEA, encoded by the coding sequence ATGTTAGTCGTAACAAATACAATCCGTATCAAAGAAGGATATGGAAAGCAAATTGCAGAACGTTTTCAGCAAGGTAGAGGTGTACAGGAAATGCCCGGTTTTGTTCGCCTTGAACTATGGCTTGGAAAAGGCAACGAAGGTGAAGAGGAATTGAAAGTGTGTACCGTCTGGGAAAACGAAGAAGCATTCCACAATTGGACGTCAAGCGAGTCATTCCGCAACGCCCATCGTGGACCTGGAGCAAGCGAGAGCAAACAATATATGCTCGGAGCCTCACTCAACAAGTACGAACTACTCGCACCCCTTAAAGAAGCGTCAGAAGCATAA
- a CDS encoding 3-ketoacyl-ACP reductase, with the protein MELKNKTAIITGAGKGIGKAIAEALAKEGTNLGLIARTTSDLETLKSQLEQAHGVKVVIATADISNQQDIEQAVSTIKNELGSIDVLVNNAGIAKFGTLVDMDSKDWERIIQVNLMGTYYATRAVLPTMIEQNTGNIINISSTAGERGFASGSAYNASKFAVMGMTEALMQEVRKFNIRVVGLTPSTVNTELATSAGLKIGDEDRMMQPEDVAELALATLKLPQRVFVKTAGIWTTNPQ; encoded by the coding sequence ATGGAATTGAAAAATAAAACTGCGATTATTACAGGCGCAGGTAAAGGCATCGGTAAAGCAATTGCAGAAGCATTAGCAAAAGAAGGTACTAACCTCGGATTGATTGCACGCACAACATCCGATTTGGAAACATTGAAATCACAGCTTGAACAAGCTCACGGTGTAAAAGTCGTTATCGCTACAGCTGATATTTCAAACCAACAAGACATCGAACAAGCCGTTAGCACGATTAAAAACGAGCTCGGTTCCATTGATGTGTTGGTGAACAATGCAGGTATTGCTAAATTCGGCACACTTGTCGATATGGACTCGAAAGATTGGGAGCGTATCATTCAAGTGAACTTGATGGGTACTTACTATGCAACACGTGCTGTTCTTCCAACAATGATCGAACAGAACACCGGTAATATCATCAACATTTCGTCCACAGCTGGTGAGCGTGGCTTCGCGTCAGGCTCTGCATACAATGCGTCCAAATTCGCCGTTATGGGTATGACGGAAGCGTTGATGCAAGAAGTACGCAAGTTCAATATTCGTGTCGTTGGTTTGACACCAAGCACAGTAAATACCGAGCTTGCAACAAGTGCTGGGCTCAAAATCGGTGACGAAGATCGTATGATGCAGCCAGAAGACGTAGCTGAATTGGCACTTGCAACATTGAAGCTGCCACAACGTGTATTCGTTAAAACAGCTGGGATTTGGACAACAAATCCACAATAA